gcattcgagtagactagcatcattctgggcaaaagcaaacggaactacctgttagggggaaaaaaagaaggacattttcagaatccgtatgatttgtgcgatacggccatatacgtaagattcaccacaaaatccgtatgaactatggctaaaccgtatgagttgacaggtatgggtaagacgctttgggaaaaaaatccaatgtcTCATTTGTTCCATCTCTGTTCATAGACAATTACAGTAACTCAGCTGCTGCAACTCAAGGCTCGAGGTCTGTTGAGAGCCGCTCAAGATCGTCCGTGACTTTACGGTGCTCGGTCCTCAAGCCCCTTGGGAATAAAACATGTACAGACGGACACAAAGTATACTGGTTCAGATCTGGTACAGACGAGGCACATCCCAGCTTCATTTACGCTCATGAAGAATGtcaagaggtaaaaaaaaacttggtgcAGAAATGCTTTTATGGGTTCTCAAACAACCTCAGCTCCTCCGATGCCGGAAAGTACTCCTGTGCTGTGGCTGCATGTGGGGAGATTTTTATGGGAGAGGTCACCAAAAAAGGTAAACATTTTTTCTTCAGTATTATCAATTGCGTGCTTTCATgtgtacattatttttttgttttgtttttcttgtgtcATACAGTTCAAAATGCGGATGGGTGTGATTTACTCCAGTATCTGGGAGCAGCTTTGGCCCTGAGCGTCATCTCTTTAGCCTTCCTGATCAAAAAGAGCGTGacccaaacatgtttttgctgCATAGGTAAGCGATTCTGCACATTAATAATCATCACGAGAGGTTTTTCATCTTATTTGATCCGGTGAGAAATCCTTCCATGGAGCTCCTCGGATTTGTACACAGCAATTAAACATGACCATAAATGTAACCATAAAtgttttacatatttttcaGAAAACACATCATAACGTCACAAATTCATCCatttagtgaagaaaaaaataatatccagagaattaaaaaactaaaactgtcCTCTGTTATGGAACAATAACAAAGATGTATTTTGTCTGAATAAAAAGTCGAGTTTTTCCGAGACCTTCCAAGAAAGTCGGAATATTGTGACATTGAAGTAAATTTTATTCAAGATATGGCACCTTTATTTTCTACAAATAATATAGACCTTTATACCTGTCATAAGACACTtattgttggggaaaaaaactctaTGAATGCAGGGATATCAAATTTATGTGATAATCGATCATAACAATCGAtctgttccgcaatgcttttaacaccttttaatctctttcacccatatttgcttttttgttcatctaaatgtgcttctgggaaattatgtatgcttgttttaagtgcacatttttatcctgtgttttaagctattgtaaagtgtctttgagtacgATGAAAAGCTCtttcaaagaaaatgtattattattattcttattataatCATAAAAGAGCTTTTCAGTGGCCCACCTTGTGATGCACATGACTTGTTTTCTCAGAGTGACGAGGACTCTTTGGTTTATTCCATGACGAAAATAATCGTCAGGAAAAGTGGCAAAGGAGGCCAGACGGATGTGAGACGTCCGGACGAATGCAGTACATATACCGACGTTTGTGTCGTGAGGAGAAATTTCAATGATCCCTCGTTTTGAAAAAGTTACTCAGGAAAAGACGATGAtcaattttatttcacgatAATATAAAAATGTTGAGGTTGTATTTGGAAGGGTCATGTCGTAAAGCGTCATCATGTGCTCATGTTTTACTTGAAAACCGCTGCAAATAAAATTGctgtatttctttgtttattttcttcttgtgTGTCACGAGTCTTGAAATAAATATGCGGTGTGGTTGTGATTTGACAATGTTGCATGCTTATTCCACATCGGGCTGAAGTCGGGGTGAAACCATCGTGTTCTGCCTCGCTTCAACTCAAAGAGTCGTCATGCACAAAAAGGCTTCAACTTTCCATGCGGCAACTGTGGCTGTTTGTGTGTGGAATTGAGCAATcaagtcagtgtgtgtgtgtgtgtgtgtgtgtgtgtaggtttgtTTCAGAGACATTCAGCATTTTATGGTTAGAAAATGCTACATGGTTAGAAAAtgttacaaattaaaaaactggtacgacagaaataaattgccacttaacctgaaaaaatcgaagttaattgtttttggcacaagaccaatcaaacaccaagctaaacttatggtaaactcaattgaaatagaaagagcgtatgaaaccaagtttctcggattaccggtagtaatagactcaaaactatgttggaaaccacatatcgataacgtaaaaagaaaaatagccaaaaccgtagggatcctctacaaaaccaaggaagtgctaaataagagatctttgtacacattatacacttcattattattaccatatatgacctactgtgtggaaatatgggcaaatgcctgcaaaacaaacacactccctattctcaaactacaaaaaaaaagcaatttgaattattaatagatcgaAATATACGGatcccacaaatccactatttatcaaattaaatacgatgaaattttataacctggttgactttaaaatcgcccaattaatgtacaaagcacacaataacctgttctgccaaaacattcagaagtttttcgaaattcgagaaagcagctatgaattaagaggtaccaactaattcaaaaaactcaaaacaagaacaaacatcaagcaaagaagtgtatctgtggaataatctcgaaacggacctgaaaatgagtaaatcgcttgccgagttcaaaaacaaattcaaaaaaatagtccaaacaaa
This window of the Hippocampus zosterae strain Florida chromosome 1, ASM2543408v3, whole genome shotgun sequence genome carries:
- the LOC127591674 gene encoding uncharacterized protein LOC127591674, producing the protein MTTVGESVSLKCPQNYKFPGSLLWIRLVSRTFPEFIFGTSTHNSRLIENRTFSIAERISAKRMPGEFVLQIRNVQKSDSVVYYCLKVTQHELKFLTGTFLQVKDNYSNSAAATQGSRSVESRSRSSVTLRCSVLKPLGNKTCTDGHKVYWFRSGTDEAHPSFIYAHEECQEVKKNLVQKCFYGFSNNLSSSDAGKYSCAVAACGEIFMGEVTKKVQNADGCDLLQYLGAALALSVISLAFLIKKSVTQTCFCCIGKRFCTLIIITRGFSSYLIR